In the Epinephelus lanceolatus isolate andai-2023 chromosome 6, ASM4190304v1, whole genome shotgun sequence genome, one interval contains:
- the LOC144463762 gene encoding uncharacterized protein LOC144463762: MGVHLKELTGIALKETFIQNVDLKEKRLLNYMSTVCMSKNKKFLQAATRVKMLRGAELSGCSEDVKEMVLLLMVYFEEREEMMLSNVEDTCLAGEVQMDKLPLTPTIIVCGRSCFTSTRFMLSVDRTIVQENIPSFVSSMCMMFGSYYSFDIHYPSELASTLEFLQRCVFSINPEKGTKVEKSSTSRLHLNPRVLTLIQDLSDHEWWDI, encoded by the exons ATGGGTGTGCATTTGAAGGAGCTCACAGGAATAGCGCTTAAAGAAACTTTCATACAGAATGTGGACCTGAAGGAAAAACGGCTCCTGAACTACATGAGTACAGTTTGCATGAGCAAGAACAAGAAGTTCCTGCAGGCTGCAACGAGGGTGAAAATGTTGAGAGGTGCTGAGCTGAGTGGCTGCTCCGAAGATGTGAAAGAAATGGTCCTGCTGCTGATGGTCTATTTTGAGGAAAGGGAAGAGATGATGCTTTCTAATGTGGAGGACACCTGTCTGGCAGGGGAAGTTCAGATGGACAAGCTCCCCTTAACTCCTACCATTATTGTCTGTG GGCGATCCTGCTTTACTTCCACACGCTTTATGCTCAGTGTTGACAGAACCATTGTTCAAGAGAACATCCCCTCCTTTGTGTCGTCAATGTGTATGATGTTTGGAAGCTACTACAGCTTCGACATTCACTATCCATCCGAGCTGGCATCCACCCTAGAGTTCCTGCAGAG GTGCGTTTTCTCCATAAATCCTGAGAAGGGCACGAAAGTAGAGAAGAGCAGTACCTCCCGTCTACACTTGAACCCCAGAGTCCTCACCTTGATCCAAGACCTTTCAGATCATGAGTGGTGGGACATCTGA